One Drosophila subobscura isolate 14011-0131.10 chromosome U, UCBerk_Dsub_1.0, whole genome shotgun sequence DNA window includes the following coding sequences:
- the LOC117901577 gene encoding protein drumstick isoform X2: MFAVMRIDNDDCRSDFRRKMRPKCEFICKYCQRRFTKPYNLMIHERTHKSPEITYSCEVCGKYFKQRDNLRQHRCSQCVWR; this comes from the exons atgtttgctgtaATGCGAATCGACAACGATGACTGCCGGTCGGACTTCCGTCGCAAGATGCGTCCGAAGTGCGAGTTCATTTGCAAGTACTGCCAGCGGCGTTTCACCAAGCCATACAACCTGATGATCCACGAGCGCACCCACAAATCGCCGGAGATCACATACTCGTGCGAGGTCTGCGGCAAGTACTTCAAGCAGCGTGATAATCTTCGCCAGCACAG ATGTAGTCAGTGTGTTTGGCGATAA
- the LOC117901577 gene encoding protein drumstick isoform X1: MFAVMRIDNDDCRSDFRRKMRPKCEFICKYCQRRFTKPYNLMIHERTHKSPEITYSCEVCGKYFKQRDNLRQHRNLHKDTCGRGGYGR; the protein is encoded by the exons atgtttgctgtaATGCGAATCGACAACGATGACTGCCGGTCGGACTTCCGTCGCAAGATGCGTCCGAAGTGCGAGTTCATTTGCAAGTACTGCCAGCGGCGTTTCACCAAGCCATACAACCTGATGATCCACGAGCGCACCCACAAATCGCCGGAGATCACATACTCGTGCGAGGTCTGCGGCAAGTACTTCAAGCAGCGTGATAATCTTCGCCAGCACAG AAATCTACACAAGGACACCTGTGGGCGTGGTGGCTATGGGAGGTAG